A DNA window from Malus domestica chromosome 12, GDT2T_hap1 contains the following coding sequences:
- the LOC103449983 gene encoding uncharacterized protein: MDREWGSKPGSGGAASAQNEAIDRRERLRRLALETIDLAKDPYFMRNHLGSYECKLCLTLHNNEGNYLAHTQGKRHQTNLAKRAAREAKDAPAQPQPHKRKVNVRKTVKIGRPGYRVTKQFDGETKQRSLLFQIEYPEIEDNTKPRHRFMSSYEQRVQPVDKRYQYLLFAAEPYEIVAFKVPNIEIDKTDKFFSHWDPDSKMFTLQLYFKTKPPEANKPQPPPAANGPGAPGVPSRPLPPPPQGPPPPPPQGLPPGAPMGNPPRAPPPIPGSLLPSAPMGNGPRPMPPGGAPPAPPPPSVGNTMVNFTPGTQMGRPPSMPPPQGFPGQQMQGQGLRPPPPPPNMS; encoded by the exons ATGGATAGAGAATGGGGTTCAAAGCCCGGCAGCGGCGGCGCCGCCTCTGCACAGAACGAAGCCATCGACCGCCGGGAGCGTCTCCGGCGACTCGCTCTCGAGACCATCGATCTCGCCAAAGATCCCTATTTCATGCGCAATCACCTCGGAAG CTATGAATGTAAGCTTTGCTTGACGCTGCACAACAACGAGGGCAACTACTTGGCGCATACACAAGGCAAGCGCCATCAGACCAACTTGGCGAAACGAGCTGCTCGCGAGGCAAAGGACGCTCCTGCTCAGCCCCAGCCGCACAAGCGCAAGGTCAATGTGCGAAAGACGG TCAAAATTGGTAGGCCGGGGTATCGAGTGACAAAGCAGTTTGATGGAGAAACAAAGCAGAGGTCTCTTCTCTTccag ATTGAATATCCTGAGATTGAAGATAATACAAAGCCAAGGCACCGTTTTATGTCATCTTATGAGCAG AGGGTTCAACCTGTGGACAAAAGGTACCAGTATCTTCTATTTGCAGCCGAGCCTTACGAGATAGTTGCTTTCAAG GTTCCTAACATTGAGATTGACAAAACTGATAAGTTTTTCTCACATTGGGATCCAGACTCAAAAATGTTCACA TTGCAGCTATATTTCAAAACTAAGCCACCAGAGGCGAACAAACCTCAACCTCCCCCTGCAGCCAATGGCCCAGGTGCTCCCGGCGTTCCATCAAGGCCTTTGCCTCCACCACCCCaaggtcctcctcctcctccaccacaaGGACTGCCGCCTGGTGCACCAATGGGAAATCCTCCCAGAGCTCCTCCGCCAATTCCTGGATCTTTACTACCATCAGCTCCTATGGGAAATGGCCCTAGGCCTATGCCTCCTGGTGGTGCTCCACCTGCCCCTCCTCCGCCCTCTGTTGGTAACACAATGGTGAATTTCACTCCTGGCACTCAGATGGGAAGGCCTCCATCAATGCCACCTCCACAAGGCTTTCCGGGACAACAAATGCAGGGCCAGGGTCTTCGTCCACCCCCACCACCTCCTAATATGAGTTAA